From the genome of Malus sylvestris chromosome 6, drMalSylv7.2, whole genome shotgun sequence, one region includes:
- the LOC126627217 gene encoding cytochrome P450 94B3-like has translation MFLALLLLWSLLFLLYVFFTTIRKYQTKLPKPPLSSTYGPPSYPIIGCFISFCKNQHNLLDWYTSLLSASPSQTIVVHRIGARRIVLTANPSNVEHILKTNFANFPKGKPLTEFLGDLLGCGIFNVDGDLWSTQRKLASHEFSTKSLREFVVKTLEEEVEGRLIPLLEEAAESQRVLDMQEILKMFAFDTVCKVSLGTDPFCLDLSRPVPPLVKAFDCAAEISARRATAPLYLMWKMKRALSIGSEKKLREAVNLVHGSVHEIIQNKRKILERDEGERIESHDILSRLLLAGHGEEVVRDMVISFILAGRDTTSAAMTWLFWLLSKHPDITHKIVNEVENVVVQNNGTEKLGFDDLQKMRFLRASLCETMRLYPPVPWDSKHAEVDTVLPDGTWVGKGDRVTYFPYGMGRMEELWGKDRFEFNPDRWFDIEPGCDGDNKVLKFVSPYKFPVFQAGPRVCLGKEMAFIQMKYVMASVLRRFEIRPVCGEDRPVFVPLLTAHMAGGLKVLVRKRS, from the exons ATGTTTTTAGCTCTCCTTTTACTTTGGTCTCTTTTGTTCCTCCTCTACGTCTTCTTCACCACCATCCGGAAATATCAAACAAAACTACCGAAACCACCATTGAGTTCTACCTATGGGCCTCCTTCCTACCCCATAATTGGCTGCTTTATCTCTTTCTGCAAGAACCAACACAACCTCCTAGACTGGTACACCAGTCTCCTCTCAGCCTCACCGTCACAGACTATAGTTGTGCACAGGATAGGTGCACGACGCATTGTTTTGACGGCAAACCCATCCAACGTGGAGCACATTCTCAAAACAAACTTTGCAAACTTCCCCAAGGGAAAACCCCTAACTGAGTTCCTCGGGGACCTTCTGGGCTGCGGCATATTCAACGTGGATGGCGACTTGTGGTCCACGCAGCGGAAGCTCGCGAGCCATGAGTTCAGCACAAAGTCCCTGAGGGAGTTTGTTGTGAAGACTCTTGAGGAAGAAGTCGAGGGCCGACTTATTCCGCTGCTGGAAGAAGCTGCAGAGAGCCAAAGGGTTTTGGATATGCAGGAAATACTGAAGATGTTTGCTTTTGACACTGTGTGCAAGGTTTCATTGGGCACCGACCCATTTTGCTTGGATTTGAGCCGACCCGTGCCTCCCCTTGTGAAAGCTTTTGATTGTGCTGCTGAGATAAGTGCCAGAAGGGCTACAGCTCCTTTGTATTTGATGTGGAAGATGAAGCGTGCTTTGAGCATTGGGTCCGAAAAGAAGCTCAGGGAAGCAGTGAATCTCGTTCATGGCTCTGTTCATG AAATAATCCAAAACAAAAGGAAGATTCTTGAAAGAGATGAAGGAGAGAGAATTGAAAGCCACGACATTTTGTCACGGTTGTTACTAGCAGGACACGGGGAGGAAGTGGTGAGAGACATGGTGATAAGTTTCATACTTGCCGGACGTGACACCACCTCAGCAGCCATGACTTGGCTCTTCTGGTTGCTCAGCAAGCATCCTGACATAACCCACAAGATTGTGAACGAAGTCGAAAATGTCGTCGTACAAAACAATGGTACGGAAAAACTAGGGTTTGATGATTTGCAAAAAATGAGGTTTCTGAGGGCTAGTTTGTGTGAGACTATGAGGCTCTACCCACCAGTCCCATGGGATTCCAAGCATGCTGAGGTGGACACTGTCTTGCCAGATGGGACTTGGGTTGGGAAGGGAGATAGGGTTACTTATTTTCCATATGGGATGGGGAGGATGGAGGAGCTGTGGGGAAAAGACCGGTTTGAGTTTAACCCGGACAGGTGGTTTGACATTGAACCGGGTTGTGATGGTGATAATAAGGTTTTGAAATTTGTGAGTCCATATAAGTTCCCGGTTTTTCAGGCCGGTCCAAGGGTTTGTCTTGGGAAGGAGATGGCTTTTATTCAGATGAAGTATGTGATGGCTTCGGTGTTGAGGCGGTTTGAGATCAGACCGGTTTGTGGGGAGGACCGGCCGGTTTTTGTTCCTCTCTTGACGGCCCATATGGCAGGTGGGTTGAAGGTGTTGGTTCGAAAGAGAAGTTAG